The genomic region ATTACGGTGCGCAGTTTATCATCACGGGCGAAGTGGTGGGACAACGCCCCATGAGCCAACGCATGAAAGCCATCCACACGGTCACCGCCCTCGCGGGAGACGACGAAGGCTTGATTGTGCGCCCTTTGTGTGCCAAACTCATGGAAGAAACTTTGCCTGAAAAAGAGGGGTGGATTGACCGTTCGCGCTTGCTAGACATTAGCGGACGCAACCGCGAACGACAAATGGCACTGGCAAAATCCTACGGACTGCACGATTACGAAGCCCCCGCAGGAGGGTGCCTGCTCACCCATGCCCATTTTGCCAGTAAAATCAAAGACGTGGTGGCCCATGGGGAATTTGCCCTTGAAGACATCGTCTTGTTGCGTCACGGGCGACATTTGCGCTTGCCAGAAGGCGCTAAACTAGTGATTGGGCGCGACGAAGCAGACAACGAAGCATTGGAAAAGCTTAGCCACTCCAAGTACGATTTTATCGACCTTGGTGAACTGATTGGACCAACAGCCTTGCTTGAAAAGCACGCCAGT from Sulfurospirillum tamanense harbors:
- a CDS encoding argininosuccinate synthase domain-containing protein, translated to MKALALFSGGLDSMLAMKLITDQGIEVIALHVNIGFGPGEAKHALMRQRAEQAGATLEVYDARQAYLDEVLFTPKHGYGKHFNPCIDCHGFMFRLARNLLPHYGAQFIITGEVVGQRPMSQRMKAIHTVTALAGDDEGLIVRPLCAKLMEETLPEKEGWIDRSRLLDISGRNRERQMALAKSYGLHDYEAPAGGCLLTHAHFASKIKDVVAHGEFALEDIVLLRHGRHLRLPEGAKLVIGRDEADNEALEKLSHSKYDFIDLGELIGPTALLEKHASATDCELALRLVLAYAKTSPEASYSLHFNQTFFTLSPLPSKAAAQKYLIR